The following proteins are co-located in the Streptomyces sp. DT2A-34 genome:
- a CDS encoding zinc-dependent metalloprotease has protein sequence MTSIGGAEMVDWNLAVATATRLVRPGPEVSRDEARAVVAELRRHAKASEEHVRGFTRMGTEDTHDTPVLVVDRPGWVRANVAGFREILKPLLEKMQERRSGSTGGAVLGAVGGKVTGVELGMLLSFLASRVLGQYETFAPATRELPAGQNGGGRLLLVAPNIVHVERELDVQPHDFRLWVTLHEETHRTQFTAVPWLRDHLEGEIQSFLGETDVDPMTVLERIREAAQSLAGGRPEAEEDDGGRSFVELVQTPAQREILGRLTAVMSLLEGHADFVMDGVGPQVVPTVAEIREKFQQRRAKGASRLDMALRKLLGLDAKLRQYRDGERFVRAVVDQVGMDGFNRVWTSPNTLPTKTEIAKPADWIARVHRKAES, from the coding sequence ATGACGAGCATCGGTGGTGCCGAGATGGTCGACTGGAATCTCGCGGTGGCGACCGCGACCCGGCTCGTACGGCCGGGCCCCGAGGTGAGCCGCGACGAGGCCCGGGCCGTCGTCGCCGAGCTGCGCCGACATGCCAAGGCCTCGGAGGAACACGTCCGGGGCTTCACTCGTATGGGCACGGAGGACACCCACGACACCCCCGTCCTCGTCGTGGACCGCCCCGGCTGGGTGCGGGCGAACGTCGCAGGGTTCCGCGAGATCCTCAAGCCCCTGCTCGAAAAGATGCAGGAGCGCCGCAGCGGCAGCACCGGCGGCGCGGTCCTCGGCGCGGTCGGCGGCAAGGTCACCGGCGTCGAACTCGGGATGCTGCTGTCCTTCCTGGCCTCCCGCGTCCTCGGCCAGTACGAGACCTTCGCCCCGGCCACCCGCGAACTCCCGGCGGGCCAGAACGGCGGCGGCCGACTCCTGCTCGTCGCCCCGAACATCGTGCACGTGGAGCGCGAACTCGACGTACAGCCCCACGACTTCCGCCTGTGGGTGACCCTGCACGAGGAGACGCACCGCACGCAGTTCACCGCCGTGCCCTGGCTGCGGGACCACCTGGAGGGCGAAATCCAGTCGTTCTTGGGGGAGACGGACGTCGACCCCATGACCGTCCTGGAGCGCATCCGCGAGGCCGCGCAGTCGCTCGCGGGCGGCCGCCCCGAGGCCGAGGAGGACGACGGCGGACGGTCCTTCGTCGAACTGGTGCAGACCCCGGCCCAGCGGGAGATCCTCGGCCGGCTCACCGCCGTGATGTCGCTCCTGGAGGGCCACGCCGACTTCGTGATGGACGGGGTCGGCCCCCAGGTCGTCCCGACCGTCGCCGAGATCCGCGAGAAGTTCCAGCAGCGACGCGCCAAGGGTGCGTCGAGGCTCGACATGGCCCTGCGCAAGCTGCTGGGTCTGGATGCCAAACTCAGGCAGTACCGCGACGGCGAACGCTTCGTACGGGCGGTCGTGGACCAGGTCGGCATGGACGGCTTCAACCGCGTGTGGACCTCCCCGAACACCCTCCCGACCAAGACGGAGATCGCCAAACCGGCGGATTGGATCGCGCGGGTGCACCGCAAGGCGGAGTCGTGA
- the tilS gene encoding tRNA lysidine(34) synthetase TilS encodes MGPHPAVAAIRLAVRRVLHDILNEHSHPTDAPAPATARATSYEIPHMALPMAPSVTSTGVMSAVYDTAREPSYELPGQAPQEPPSTAPHERPPSPLVLVACSGGADSMALASALAFEAPKLGIRAGAVTVDHGLQPGSDLRAEEVVLRMRELGLDPVESIAVTVGRQGGPEAAARDARYAALDTAAVRHGAVAVLLGHTRDDQAETVLLGLARGSGIRSLSGMAAVSGAGGRYRRPFLQLDRQTARKACMVQSLPVWDDPHNSDPAYTRSRLRQEGLPALEKALGKGVVEALARTAQLSRDDADALDAWAGQAEAAVRDSAGLLECAKLYALPPAVRRRILRRAAIEAGAPAGALFARHIEEVDRLITGWRGQGAINLPGKVVAQRQGGRLVIRQG; translated from the coding sequence ATGGGTCCCCATCCTGCGGTCGCGGCGATACGCCTGGCGGTCCGCCGCGTCCTCCACGACATCCTCAACGAACACAGCCACCCCACCGACGCCCCCGCGCCCGCCACCGCGCGCGCGACCTCGTACGAGATCCCGCACATGGCGCTGCCCATGGCGCCGTCCGTGACATCGACCGGCGTCATGTCCGCCGTGTACGACACGGCGCGCGAGCCGTCGTACGAACTCCCCGGCCAGGCCCCGCAGGAGCCCCCGAGCACCGCCCCGCACGAGCGACCCCCCTCCCCGCTCGTGCTCGTGGCATGCTCCGGCGGCGCCGACTCCATGGCCCTCGCCTCCGCGCTCGCCTTCGAAGCCCCCAAACTCGGCATCCGTGCCGGCGCCGTCACCGTCGACCACGGTCTGCAGCCCGGCTCCGACCTGCGCGCCGAGGAAGTCGTCCTGCGCATGCGCGAACTCGGCCTCGACCCGGTCGAGTCCATCGCCGTGACCGTCGGCCGCCAAGGCGGACCCGAGGCCGCCGCCCGTGACGCCCGCTACGCCGCCCTCGACACCGCGGCCGTCCGCCACGGCGCCGTCGCCGTCCTGCTCGGCCACACCCGCGACGACCAGGCCGAAACCGTCCTGCTCGGCCTCGCCCGCGGCTCCGGCATCCGCTCCCTGTCCGGAATGGCCGCGGTCTCGGGGGCCGGCGGCCGTTACCGGCGCCCCTTCCTCCAGCTCGACCGGCAGACCGCCCGCAAGGCCTGCATGGTCCAGTCCCTCCCGGTCTGGGACGACCCCCACAACTCCGATCCCGCCTACACCAGGTCGCGGCTGCGCCAGGAAGGCCTGCCCGCCCTGGAGAAGGCGCTGGGCAAGGGCGTCGTGGAGGCCCTCGCCCGCACCGCCCAGCTCTCCCGCGACGACGCCGACGCCCTCGACGCCTGGGCCGGCCAGGCCGAGGCCGCCGTACGCGACTCGGCCGGCCTCCTGGAGTGCGCCAAGCTGTACGCCCTGCCGCCCGCCGTACGCCGTCGGATCCTGCGCCGCGCCGCCATCGAGGCCGGGGCGCCCGCCGGTGCGCTGTTCGCCCGCCACATCGAGGAAGTCGACCGGCTGATCACCGGCTGGCGCGGTCAGGGAGCCATCAATCTCCCCGGCAAAGTCGTCGCGCAGCGCCAGGGTGGCAGACTGGTGATTCGGCAAGGCTGA
- the hpt gene encoding hypoxanthine phosphoribosyltransferase, protein MRVDAKDMGAELQQVLITKEEIDAKLAELAAKIDAEYAGKDLLIVGVLKGAVMVMADLARALSTPVTMDWMAVSSYGAGTQSSGVVRILKDLDTDIKGKHVLIVEDIIDSGLTLSWLISNLGSREPASLKVCTLLRKPEAAKVAIDVEWVGFDIPNEFVVGYGLDYAEKYRNLPFVGTLAPHVYGG, encoded by the coding sequence ATGCGGGTGGACGCGAAAGACATGGGTGCCGAGCTCCAGCAGGTGCTCATCACCAAAGAAGAGATCGACGCGAAGCTGGCCGAGCTGGCCGCGAAGATCGACGCGGAGTACGCGGGCAAGGACCTGCTCATCGTCGGCGTCCTCAAGGGCGCGGTGATGGTCATGGCCGACCTCGCCCGGGCGCTGTCCACCCCCGTCACCATGGACTGGATGGCCGTGTCGTCGTACGGCGCCGGCACCCAGTCCTCCGGTGTCGTGCGGATCCTCAAGGACCTCGACACCGACATCAAGGGCAAGCACGTCCTGATCGTCGAGGACATCATCGACTCCGGCCTGACCCTGTCCTGGCTGATCTCCAACCTCGGCTCGCGCGAGCCCGCCTCCCTCAAGGTGTGCACCCTGCTGCGCAAGCCCGAGGCCGCGAAGGTCGCCATCGACGTGGAGTGGGTCGGCTTCGACATCCCCAACGAGTTCGTCGTCGGCTACGGCCTCGACTACGCCGAG